A genome region from Drosophila simulans strain w501 chromosome 2R, Prin_Dsim_3.1, whole genome shotgun sequence includes the following:
- the LOC6735005 gene encoding putative 1-phosphatidylinositol 3-phosphate 5-kinase has protein sequence MTSNNQNNSSSHQHLHSPSKLTEFARNFEDKPESLFGRVVNKIQNVYNQSYNTVNDISSGSSSSSSTQPVQVVGKSQFFSDSQTPAAEITDVETSSQSSVRPQPPTTLSIRSNSETRGTSTSSNTAAEDSETSDRVETLPLPTSEANQGRTVSNVLKHISNIVATKNNNDLRNYKDTELQRFWMPDSKAKECYDCSQKFSTFRRKHHCRLCGQIFCSKCCNQVVPGMIIRCDGDLKVCNYCSKIVLTFLKSSSSEMGQDMQELQQHLSNKLEVQESGSSLAKHPQMQRAPLPRKTSVGYQEERFSSHPTYTTLSIDDRKNILQQSNSLITLHEEMQRDLPAQNCGQRLIEFLNSNNKSANEVQAVAILNAMLAAGFLEPIVPDPEQMDFDPSLHYKFSKSSSSNTSRTMSPQFEANAHAEPQPPKSMDQSAEEKEKELENELENDRCYTTTTSKLLASYCEHEEQLLAQMLRAHNLDQEWDKVLQMLCSTAANHFKPEHCSNDLMDIRNYVNFKKVPGGRRKDSKIVHGVAFSKNVAHKDMATHVPFPRILLLQCPIVYERIEGKFVTIETVLLQEKEYLRNVCARIMSFKPNVVLVHKNVAGIAQDLLRSYEVTLVLDVKLSVMERLSRTLQCDIVSSIESNITMPKLGYCNDFYIRNYNGKTLMFFEKLTNPRGYTCLLRGGSNAELTRVKRVASALLFARYNWRLEMSFLLNEFAQPLTPKPSIFDSKETSPKTETEAELRAKRPIILERKSEDKITTIISENVSDFTDPLRASQAEALSTSPCAPPVVEALAVEPRYDNRFRTALSSTLLSVSPFLTFPLPYLETEQGRKCKLRKLFPAELYFSKQWSRTGLERPDSMGDSEAGKSEPGNKENQMQLLPAHDFVLMKITAPASSRDIQSKLAEFRSFGGRLPKGKAPMLRPKKKNADVIQRPQKVSEEQLYKDALDPQNHQRLPVLFCSFHYNPKGVSSFCKLPMLLDMKFYGQYDIMLEQFLQRYCCLFNSMCPSCNLPMLGHVRRYVHSLGCVHVYLTEDLSRSDPTRIYFTSWCSICNATTPTIPLSDAAKCLSLAKYLEMRFHGHAYKRRPPSAEGTEQGGTTCEHSLHRDYVHHFSFRGVGAKFQYTPVEVWETDLPSLTVQLDLPQPFKSPQVQEEIKNFSVKGHEVYNRIHERIADLATEEENSPLVQHLKTMLTHDQFIFKQKIEIVHTLLTDNRATAYDTSDALAMARRALAESIELWGPRLQEIEKLTAKQAHHIDSGTICTEELRPEQMQSVDSSKVSTSSLPKESDPLECPSEDTESGASNSQTVLDKNFSIDQMLASTVNVYSDKKSIRKILTQLLPSGNQVNPLQSPFPAQDHLTLPLGSIPIHVRETDLSSVIAYSLTSMDYQKAIDEAEANSNASSASAAHSSPQLKRKIPLAESISDAEDSPSLSRTSSNTSAAPNASVPSPPTAASESEEKSKERTKQPPSPHVTLGFQDHSCQFQCKIYFAREFDAMRSKSLKPPKLDKSLYRRLEKSKMREELRISQSRTGSEMELVRKPSDVGGPRTTDEDSNQEEDARIALARSLCKSVQWEARGGKSGSRFCKTLDDRFVLKEMNSKDMTIFEQFAPKYFEYIDRCQQQQQPTLLAKIFGVFRVSVKKKDSYVERSVMVMENLFYGCNIENKFDLKGSERNRLVDPSNQQGEIVLLDENLVQMSWSKPLYVLSHSKTVLRDAIQRDSSFLERNLVMDYSLLVGLDKKNGVLVLGIIDYIRTFTLDKRMESIIKGSGILGGKGKDPTVVNPERYKQRFIDAMDRYFLTVPDRWEGLSKV, from the exons ATGACTAGCAACAACCAAAACAATAGCTCAAGCCACCAACACCTGCACTCCCCCTCCAAACTAACCGAATTCGCCCGCAATTTCGAAGACAAGCCGGAATCGCTCTTTGGCCGAGTGGTAAACAAGATCCAGAATGTGTACAACCAAAGCTACAATACCGTCAACGATATTTCaagcgggagcagcagcagttcctcCACGCAGCCAGTGCAAGTGGTGGGCAAATCACAGTTCTTCAGTGACTCCCAGACTCCCGCCGCTGAGATTACCGATGTGGAAACCTCTAGCCAGAGCTCAGTTCGcccccagccacccaccacgCTTAGTATAAGGAGCAATAGTGAGACCCGTGGCACGAGCACCTCCAGCAACACCGCTGCAGAGGACTCCGAAACCAGCGACCGCGTCGAAACGCTGCCGCTGCCAACCAGCGAAGCGAATCAGGGGCGCACCGTATCTAACGTCCTCAAGCACATAAGCAATATTGTggccacaaaaaacaataac GATTTGCGAAACTACAAGGACACGGAGCTGCAGCGCTTCTGGATGCCCGATTCCAAGGCCAAGGAATGCTACGATTGCTCTCAAAAGTTCTCCACCTTCCGGAGGAAGCACCACTGTCGATTGTGTGGCCAAATATTCTGCTCAAAGTGCTGCAACCAAGTGGTGCCTGGCATGATCATTCGCTGCGATGGCGACCTCAAAGTGTGCAACTACTGCTCCAAGATTGTGCTCACATTCCTGAAGTCCTCAAGCTCTGAGATGGGGCAGGATATGCAGGAACTTCAGCAGCACTTAAGTAACAAATTGGAAGTACAAGAAAGTGGCAGCTCGCTTGCGAAACATCCCCAGATGCAAAGGGCACCCCTCCCGCGTAAGACATCGGTAGGCTATCAAGAGGAGCGATTCAGTTCGCATCCAACTTACACAACCCTTTCCATCGACGATCGCAAGAATATCCTGCAGCAGTCAAATTCATTAATTACCCTGCACGAGGAAATGCAGCGGGATCTGCCTGCTCAAAATTGTGGTCAGCGTCTGATTGAGTTTCtcaatagtaataataaatcaGCAAACGAGGTGCAGGCGGTGGCCATACTGAATGCTATGCTAGCCGCTGGTTTCCTTGAGCCAATCGTACCCGATCCCGAGCAAATGGATTTCGATCCTTCGCTACACTATAAGTTCTCCAAAAGCAGCAGTTCGAATACCTCCCGGACGATGAGCCCGCAGTTTGAGGCGAATGCCCATGCGGAACCACAACCTCCAAAGTCAATGGATCAATCAGCAGAagaaaaggagaaggagctAGAAAATGAACTGGAAAACGATCGGTGCTATACCACAACAACTTCTAAGCTTCTTGCCTCCTACTGCGAACACGAAGAGCAGCTGCTGGCACAGATGTTGCGCGCACATAATTTGGACCAGGAATGGGACAAGGTGCTCCAGATGCTGTGTTCTACGGCTGCGAATCACTTCAAACCAGAGCATTGTAGTAACGATCTCATGGACATCCGTAACtatgtaaattttaaaaaggtGCCGGGTGGCAGACGCAAGGACTCAAAGATTGTTCATGGAGTGGCTTTCTCTAAAAATGTGGCTCATAAAGACATGGCCACGCATGTCCCCTTTCCTCGCATATTGCTTCTGCAGTGTCCCATTGTGTACGAGCGTATTGAGGGGAAGTTTGTGACCATTGAGACCGTGCTGCTCCAGGAAAAGGAATACCTTCGAAATGTTTGCGCCCGCATTATGAGCTTCAAGCCCAATGTGGTGCTTGTCCACAAGAATGTGGCGGGCATTGCTCAGGATCTTTTGAGATCCTATGAAGTTACCCTGGTTTTGGATGTAAAGCTTTCGGTAATGGAGCGTTTGTCACGCACCCTGCAGTGCGATATTGTCAGTTCAATTGAGTCGAATATAACCATGCCCAAACTGGGCTATTGCAATGATTTTTACATACGCAACTATAATGGCAAAACGTTGATGTTCTTTGAGAAGCTGACCAATCCCCGGGGATACACCTGTCTCCTCAGAGGAGGGAGCAATGCTGAACTGACTAGGGTCAAGCGGGTGGCTTCGGCTCTGCTCTTTGCGCGCTACAACTGGCGCTTGGAAATGTCGTTCCTGCTTAACGAGTTCGCGCAGCCACTTACTCCAAAACCGTCGATATTCGACTCCAAAGAAACAAGCCCCAAAACGGAAACGGAGGCAGAACTTCGAGCTAAGCGCCCAATTATTTTAGAGCGCAAGTCCGAGGATAAgatcaccaccatcatcagcGAGAATGTGTCAGATTTCACGGATCCATTGCGTGCATCACAAGCCGAAGCCCTGTCCACTTCGCCTTGTGCTCCTCCAGTAGTTGAGGCGCTGGCTGTGGAACCGCGTTACGATAACAGATTCCGCACGGCACTCAGTTCCACGCTGCTCTCTGTGAGTCCCTTCTTGACATTTCCCCTACCTTATTTGGAAACGGAGCAGGGAAGGAAATGCAAGCTACGGAAGCTGTTTCCCGCAGAGCTATACTTTTCCAAGCAATGGTCCCGCACCGGATTGGAGAGGCCAGATAGCATGGGAGACAGCGAAGCAGGAAAATCTGAGCCAGGAAACAAAGAGAACCAGATGCAGCTACTTCCAGCCCATGATTTTGTGCTGATGAAGATCACAGCACCCGCTAGCAGTCGCGATATTCAGTCGAAACTAGCTGAGTTCCGCTCCTTTGGCGGTCGCTTACCCAAGGGCAAAGCTCCTA TGCTACGACCGAAGAAAAAGAACGCCGATGTGATCCAGCGACCGCAGAAGGTCAGTGAGGAGCAACTTTACAAGGATGCCCTCGATCCGCAGAACCATCAACGTCTGCCGGTGCTCTTCTGCAGCTTCCATTACAATCCCAAGGGCGTTTCGTCGTTCTGCAAGCTGCCCATGCTGCTGGACATGAAGTTCTACGGGCAATATGACATCATGCTGGAGCAGTTCCTCCAACGTTACTGCTGTCTTTTTAACTCTATGTGCCCGTCGTGCAATCTGCCGATGCTAGGTCATGTCCGTCGATATGTACACTCGTTGGGTTGCGTACATGTCTACCTAACCGAGGACCTAAGCCGTTCCGACCCCACCCGTATATACTTTACCTCCTGGTGCAGCATATGCAATGCCACTACACCCACTATTCCGCTATCCGATGCCGCAAAGTGCCTTTCACTCGCCAAGTACCTTGAAATGCGCTTCCATGGCCACGCCTACAAGAGACGACCTCCTTCTGCAGAAGGAACTGAACAGGGAGGCACTACATGTGAGCACTCATTGCATCGTGATTATGTGCACCACTTCAGTTTCCGCGGTGTTGGCGCCAAATTCCAATATACGCCGGTTGAGGTTTGGGAGACGGATCTTCCTTCCTTGACTGTGCAACTGGATCTGCCGCAACCATTTAAAAGTCCCCAAGTCCAGGAGGAGATTAAGAACTTCTCAGTAAAGGGTCACGAGGTTTACAACAGGATTCACGAGCGTATAGCTGACCTCGCTACCGAGGAAGAGAACTCGCCACTGGTGCAGCATCTGAAAACCATGCTCACGCATGACCAGTTTATCTTTAAGCAGAAGATTGAGATCGTGCACACACTGCTCACGGATAATAGGGCTACTGCCTACGACACTAGCGATGCTTTGGCAATGGCAAGAAGAGCTCTGGCAGAGAGCATTGAGCTGTGGGGACCGCGCCTGCAGGAGATCGAGAAGCTGACCGCCAAGCAGGCGCATCACATCGACTCGGGAACCATCTGCACGGAGGAACTAAGGCCGGAACAGATGCAGTCCGTAGATTCTTCTAAAGTTAGCACCTCTAGTTTGCCAAAGGAGAGTGATCCCCTGGAGTGCCCAAGCGAGGATACTGAATCTGGCGCATCAAACAGTCAGACTGTTTTGGACAAGAATTTCTCTATTGACCAGATGTTGGCCTCTACCGTTAACGTTTATTCGGATAAAAAGTCTATAAGGAAGATTCTTACCCAGCTTCTGCCATCCGGTAATCAGGTTAACCCTTTGCAGTCGCCTTTTCCGGCACAGGATCATCTGACGCTACCATTGGGCAGTATTCCCATCCACGTAAGAGAAACCGATCTCAGTTCAGTGATTGCATACAGTTTGACCTCGATGGATTATCAAAAGGCAATAGACGAGGCGGAGGCCAACTCCAATGCATCCTCTGCGTCTGCTGCCCATTCAAGTCCGCAGTTAAAGCGAAAAATTCCTTTAGCGGAAAGCATTAGCGACGCCGAAGACAGTCCGAGCCTTTCGCGTACTTCGAGCAACACCAGTGCCGCTCCCAATGCATCGGTTCCTTCTCCACCTACCGCGGCCTCCGAGTCGGAGGAAAAAAGCAAGGAACGAACAAAGCAGCCACCGAGTCCTCATGTCACACTGGGATTCCAAGACCACAGCTGCCAGTTCCAGTGTAAGATCTATTTTGCCCGCGAGTTTGATGCAATGCGGTCGAAGAGCTTGAAGCCTCCCAAGCTAGACAAATCGCTGTACCGCCGGCTGGAGAAGAGCAAGATGCGGGAGGAGCTGAGAATCTCACAGAGTCGCACCGGGTCCGAAATGGAGCTGGTGCGCAAACCCAGCGACGTTGGAGGCCCTCGAACCACTGACGAGGATTCCAATCAGGAGGAGGACGCTAGGATAGCATTGGCGCGAAGCCTTTGCAAAAGCGTCCAATGGGAGGCGAGGGGCGGTAAATCGGGATCCCGGTTTTGCAAGACACTTG ATGATCGTTTCGTGCTCAAAGAGATGAACTCAAAGGACATGACCATCTTTGAGCAATTTGCTCCGAAATACTTTGAGTACATCGACAggtgccagcagcagcaacagcccaCATTGCTGGCCAAGATCTTTGGTGTCTTCAGAGTCAGCGTAAAGAAAAAGGA TTCTTACGTGGAGCGTTCTGTGATGGTCATGGAAAATCTGTTCTACGGCTGcaatattgaaaacaaatttgatCTTAAGGGCTCAGAGAGGAATCGCTTGGTGGATCCCAGTAATCAGCAAGGTGAAATTGTCTTGTTGGATGAGAATCTGGTTCAGA TGTCCTGGTCAAAGCCTTTATATGTGCTGTCCCACAGCAAAACTGTCCTGAGGGATGCCATCCAGCGAGACTCGTCCTTCCTGGAAAGAAACCTCGTCATGGACTATTCACTTCTGGTGGGCTTGGACAAGAAAAACGGCGTCTTGGTACTGGGCATCATAG ATTACATTCGAACCTTCACGCTGGATAAAAGAATGGAATCTATCATAAAAGGATCGGGCATCCTTGGAGGCAAGGGAAAGGATCCTACCGTGGTCAATCCGGAGCGCTACAAGCAGCGCTTCATCGATGCCATGGATCGCTATTTCCTCACAGTTCCGGATCGTTGGGAGGGCCTTTCCAAGGTCTAA